In Acidobacteriota bacterium, a single genomic region encodes these proteins:
- the ftsH gene encoding ATP-dependent zinc metalloprotease FtsH has protein sequence MNSTVKTVLFWLVILASCVVLWQVVKAGSAGPKEKEISYSEFVSRVQQGDVESVTINGTLVQGKFRNNKTETFRTTLLAQDQDMAKILRDKNVVVNVKDASAGNWGTWVMTFSPFILFGVLWFIMIRQMQTGGSKALSFGKSRARLLSMQQKKVTFKDVAGVDEAKEELKEIIEFLREAQKFQKLGGRIPKGVLLVGPPGTGKTLLARAVAGEANVPFFSISGSDFVEMFVGVGASRVRDLFEQGKKNAPCIIFIDEIDAVGRHRGAGLGGGHDEREQTLNQLLVEMDGFESNEGVILIAATNRPDVLDPALLRPGRFDRRVVVSRPDVRGREEILRVHTRKIPLNDDVDLMVLARGTPGFSGADLANMVNEAALNAARQNRKTVLMYDFEVSKDKVMMGAERKSLLLTDDEKKVTAYHEAGHALVAAKSPHSDPLHKVTIIPRGMALGVTMQLPETDKHNYTRDYLETRIAIMMGGRLAEEIFLGTMTTGAGNDIEQATELARRMVCEFGMSSLGPLTFGKKEEQIFLGREINQHRDYSEDTAIKIDLEVRRFVDEGYARAKHVLENDKEALVRLALALLEREVLDSNEIKLVIEGKELPKVVPPPKGDDNSGVQQVLKPEPGRAPGIQPAPGTA, from the coding sequence GTGAATTCTACGGTCAAGACGGTGCTGTTCTGGCTGGTGATCCTGGCCTCGTGCGTGGTGTTGTGGCAGGTGGTGAAGGCGGGAAGTGCGGGGCCGAAGGAGAAAGAGATCAGCTACTCCGAATTCGTGTCGCGCGTGCAGCAGGGCGACGTGGAGTCGGTGACGATCAACGGCACGCTGGTGCAGGGCAAGTTCCGCAACAACAAGACAGAGACGTTCCGCACCACGCTGCTGGCGCAAGACCAGGACATGGCCAAGATCCTGCGCGACAAGAACGTGGTGGTGAACGTGAAAGACGCGAGCGCCGGCAACTGGGGAACGTGGGTGATGACCTTCTCACCGTTCATCCTGTTCGGCGTGCTGTGGTTCATCATGATCCGCCAGATGCAGACGGGCGGATCGAAGGCGCTGAGTTTCGGCAAGAGCCGGGCGCGCCTGCTCTCCATGCAGCAGAAGAAAGTCACGTTCAAAGACGTGGCCGGCGTGGATGAAGCCAAGGAAGAACTGAAAGAGATCATCGAGTTCCTGCGCGAAGCGCAGAAGTTCCAGAAGTTAGGCGGACGCATCCCCAAGGGCGTGTTGCTGGTCGGGCCTCCGGGCACGGGCAAGACGCTGCTGGCGCGCGCCGTCGCCGGCGAAGCCAACGTTCCCTTCTTCTCCATCTCGGGTTCGGATTTCGTGGAGATGTTCGTGGGCGTGGGCGCATCGCGCGTGCGCGACCTGTTCGAGCAAGGCAAGAAGAACGCGCCCTGCATCATCTTCATCGACGAGATCGACGCAGTCGGCCGCCATCGCGGCGCCGGCCTGGGCGGCGGTCACGATGAGCGCGAACAGACTTTGAACCAGCTCCTGGTCGAGATGGACGGCTTCGAATCGAACGAGGGCGTGATCCTGATCGCGGCCACCAACCGGCCCGACGTGCTCGACCCGGCGCTGCTGCGTCCGGGGCGCTTCGACCGGCGCGTGGTGGTCTCGCGGCCAGACGTCCGCGGGCGCGAAGAGATCCTGCGCGTGCACACTCGCAAGATCCCACTCAACGACGATGTGGATCTGATGGTGTTGGCGCGTGGCACGCCGGGATTCTCGGGCGCCGACCTCGCCAACATGGTCAACGAAGCGGCGCTCAACGCGGCGCGGCAGAATCGCAAGACCGTGCTGATGTACGACTTTGAGGTCTCGAAAGACAAAGTGATGATGGGCGCGGAGCGCAAGTCGCTCCTGCTCACCGACGATGAGAAGAAGGTCACCGCGTATCACGAGGCGGGACACGCGCTGGTGGCGGCGAAGTCGCCGCACTCCGATCCGTTGCACAAGGTCACCATCATCCCGCGCGGCATGGCGCTGGGCGTGACCATGCAATTGCCGGAGACCGACAAACACAACTACACGCGCGATTATCTGGAGACGCGCATCGCCATCATGATGGGCGGGCGTCTCGCGGAAGAGATCTTCCTGGGGACGATGACGACGGGCGCGGGCAACGACATCGAGCAAGCCACCGAGCTGGCGCGCCGCATGGTGTGCGAGTTCGGCATGAGTTCGCTCGGTCCGCTGACCTTCGGCAAGAAGGAAGAACAGATCTTCCTGGGCCGCGAGATCAATCAGCACCGCGATTATTCCGAAGACACCGCCATCAAGATCGACTTGGAAGTGCGGCGCTTCGTGGATGAAGGCTACGCGCGCGCGAAGCACGTGCTCGAGAACGACAAGGAGGCGCTGGTGCGGCTGGCGCTGGCGTTGCTCGAACGCGAGGTGCTGGACTCGAACGAGATCAAGCTGGTGATCGAAGGCAAGGAACTGCCCAAGGTGGTGCCACCGCCGAAGGGCGACGACAACAGCGGCGTGCAGCAGGTGCTGAAGCCGGAGCCGGGAC
- a CDS encoding hypoxanthine phosphoribosyltransferase produces the protein MAEEKTNLKVLLTTEQISKRVKELARQISEDYRGKTLHAICVLENGFIFMADLVRGLEVPVVCQFMKPQFTDVQQGATSTTEIFFTPEPNVKGQEVLLIEGLVQSGITSEFLIRTMMARGAKSVKLAAFLDKQKERRVELQPDYFGFLIDESFVVGYGLGSPHLGRNLPYVASGLPNPAAAAK, from the coding sequence TTGGCCGAAGAGAAAACCAACCTTAAAGTCCTGCTGACGACCGAACAGATCTCCAAGCGCGTGAAGGAGCTGGCGCGGCAGATATCCGAGGACTACCGCGGCAAGACCCTGCACGCCATCTGCGTGCTGGAGAACGGGTTCATCTTCATGGCCGACCTGGTGCGTGGCCTCGAAGTCCCCGTCGTTTGCCAGTTCATGAAGCCGCAGTTCACCGACGTGCAGCAGGGCGCGACCAGCACCACCGAGATCTTCTTTACCCCGGAACCGAACGTGAAAGGCCAGGAAGTGCTGCTGATCGAGGGTCTGGTGCAGTCTGGCATCACTAGCGAGTTCCTGATCCGCACCATGATGGCGCGGGGTGCGAAGTCGGTGAAGCTGGCAGCCTTCCTCGACAAGCAGAAAGAACGCCGGGTCGAGCTGCAGCCCGATTACTTCGGCTTCCTCATCGACGAATCGTTCGTCGTGGGCTACGGCCTGGGCTCGCCGCACCTCGGCCGCAATCTTCCCTACGTCGCCTCGGGCCTGCCGAATCCGGCTGCCGCGGCGAAGTAA
- the tilS gene encoding tRNA lysidine(34) synthetase TilS encodes ETVLMRVLRGAGTRGLAGVRPLRRVETGQAPSLQKRLVRPLLGLRRREIVDYLRGVKQDFREDASNQDPKFLRNRIRHELLPLLEGGYNPQIAEALAQMAEIARAEEQHAEREVSEAWRELARWKATPGEGRGVLLAASTLSRLSVALQRRLIQHAAERLDVTPAFDQVEAVRELAAKRSGTVELPGGVRAVRAGEELRLWVGEAGSTATGYEFHLPVPGETRLPELQSVIRTSQETGQVPSLPLLQWNGELVVRNWRAGDRFYPQHSSGPKKVKELLTAKKIIGRERTLWPVVAAGERVVWLRGWGVAADAVAAVGTAGVRIEEVVSAE; translated from the coding sequence GAGACAGTCCTGATGCGCGTGCTGCGCGGCGCCGGGACGCGCGGGCTGGCAGGGGTGCGGCCGCTGCGCCGGGTGGAGACGGGGCAAGCCCCGTCTCTACAGAAGCGCCTCGTGCGGCCGCTGCTCGGCTTGCGGCGGAGAGAGATCGTCGACTATCTGCGCGGGGTGAAGCAAGACTTTCGCGAAGACGCGAGTAATCAGGATCCGAAGTTTTTGCGGAATCGCATCCGGCATGAACTGCTCCCGTTGCTGGAGGGCGGCTACAACCCGCAGATCGCGGAGGCGCTGGCGCAGATGGCAGAGATCGCGCGCGCCGAAGAGCAGCACGCGGAGCGCGAGGTGAGCGAGGCATGGCGTGAGCTGGCACGCTGGAAGGCGACGCCGGGCGAGGGACGCGGGGTGCTGCTCGCGGCCTCCACGCTATCGCGCCTCTCGGTGGCCTTACAGCGACGCCTGATCCAGCATGCAGCGGAGAGGTTGGATGTGACGCCGGCATTCGACCAGGTCGAAGCCGTCCGCGAACTGGCAGCGAAGCGCAGCGGGACGGTCGAGCTGCCTGGTGGCGTGCGCGCGGTGCGCGCGGGTGAGGAGCTGCGGTTGTGGGTGGGAGAGGCCGGCAGCACGGCGACCGGCTATGAGTTCCACCTCCCGGTTCCGGGAGAGACACGGCTTCCGGAGCTGCAGAGCGTGATCCGGACGAGCCAGGAGACGGGACAAGTCCCGTCTCTACCCTTACTGCAGTGGAATGGCGAGTTGGTGGTCCGCAACTGGCGGGCTGGAGACCGGTTCTATCCTCAGCATTCGAGCGGTCCGAAGAAGGTGAAAGAGCTGCTGACGGCGAAGAAGATCATCGGACGCGAGCGCACGCTGTGGCCGGTGGTGGCGGCGGGAGAGCGCGTGGTCTGGCTGCGGGGATGGGGGGTGGCGGCGGACGCGGTTGCCGCCGTTGGTACCGCCGGGGTACGGATCGAAGAAGTGGTTTCCGCAGAATGA